The following proteins come from a genomic window of Daphnia carinata strain CSIRO-1 chromosome 6, CSIRO_AGI_Dcar_HiC_V3, whole genome shotgun sequence:
- the LOC130689732 gene encoding uncharacterized protein LOC130689732, with product MKLPVILLILVAASHQQYMPWNMFHLPWISTSFAQQQPIEYPRYYDDSYASPDVTPIVIVTGVREEHPRASPSRDRNQQFDGMRVEPRVKNYGHRQKDVTFGNKPQNRLFMTKQYHPYKTATLTLTSTCTAITFSTCVPRNNFLPALPDPVPNCRRKRQSESDFLEDEHANQFAIDPSQVQLVTPTEQPMKVSFIHDGRDITSEIMSSKDEEGRGRRLIDVSDMQMRNKKRFLYLAWPTSLVAGTTITSWSVTSTIITSTFVPAVRFRCVPPGYPICP from the exons ATGAAGTTGCCCGTTATCCTGTTGATTTTGGTCGCTGCTTCCCATCAGCAATACATGCCCTGGAACATGTTCCATTTGCCATGGATTTCGACGTCGTTCGCTCAGCAGCAGCCCATCGAATATCCTCGTTACTACGACGACAGCTATGCCAGTCCCGACGTGACACCCATCGTTATCGTGACTGGGGTACGTGAGGAACATCCAAGAGCATCGCCGAGCCGAGATAGAAATCAGCAGTTTGATGGCATGCGCGTCGAGCCCAGAGTTAAAAACTACGGGCATCGACAAAAAGACGTAACGTTCGGCAATAAGCCACAGAATCGTTTGTTTATGACGAAACAGTACCACCCGTACAAGACGGCTACGTTGACCCTTACGTCTACGTGCACGGCCATCACGTTCTCGACGTGCGTTCCGCGTAACAATTTCCTCCCAGCGCTGCCCGATCCCGTTCCCAATTGTCGTCGCAAAAGGCaatctgaatccgattttcTTGAAGATGAACACGCTAATCAATTCGCTATCGATCCGAGCCAAGTGCAACT agTAACGCCAACAGAACAGCCGATGAAGGTGTCTTTTATCCACGACGGACGGGACATTACGAGTGAAATCATGTCTTCAAAGGACGAGGAAGGGCGTGGTAGGCGATTGATTGACGTGTCGGATATGCAGATGAGAAACAAGAAGCGATTCTTGTACTTGGCGTGGCCGACTTCTCTGGTGGCAGGGACAACCATTACTTCGTGGTCGGTAACTTCAACTATTATCACCAGCACTTTCGTTCCAGCAGTGAGATTCCGATGCGTGCCTCCTGGCTATCCAATTTGCCCTTAA
- the LOC132088023 gene encoding uncharacterized protein LOC132088023 has translation MKFALVLLLSLVVLSNQQFYQHPTNERLLWLLSYYSPQLGVSNYDYQPVNYHNGDDGRTATSSNRLTPSSGSQTYSQDREPHFRTIPNRKSVHKNQFPEVHFRNKGDNSRYRLPFLQQFKPHFNPRFVINLANRTKLLNKVTTITFTFTSSVTFTSVQSCIPSSDFFPGLDAVTCRKRRNLVRESLDHQLGTSQFTFTPSVIQPMEQTVLFSLDPNAANRQSGNDPTVNPSVVSSIDDGTLDESPSVTLRPLGYSRDKRFFFHLVTTKTVISYTSLSTTLTKTVNLLDPIFGAGQLICLPQSYTVCSNNTTSLPR, from the exons ATGAAATTCGCGTTAGTTTTGCTGTTAAGTCTAGTGGTACTCTCTAATCAACAGTTTTATCAGCATCCAACAAATGAGAGATTGCTTTGGCTGTTGAGTTATTATTCACCACAGCTCGGTGTTAGTAACTACGATTACCAACCTGTCAATTATCACAATGGCGACGATGGCAGGACAGCGACATCCAGTAATCGTTTAACACCTTCATCAGGTAGCCAAACTTACTCGCAG GATAGAGAACCGCATTTTCGTACCATCCCGAATCGAAAGAGTGTTCACAAAAATCAATTTCCGGAAGTACATTTCAGAAACAAAGGTGACAACAGCCGTTATCGGCTCCCGTTTTTGCAACAGTTCAAACCCCACTTCAATCCACGATTCGTCATCAACTTGGCCAATCGAACCAAACTACTGAACAAAGTGACGACGATTACCTTTACATTCACCTCGTCGGTGACGTTCACCAGCGTGCAATCGTGCATTCCGAGTAGCGATTTTTTCCCCGGTTTGGATGCTGTAACTTGTCGTAAACGCCGAAATCTTGTTCGCGAATCCTTAGATCATCAATTAGGAACATCCCAATTCACATTCACTCCATCAGTAATACAACC AATGGAGCAAACTGTTCTGTTTTCGTTAGATCCAAATGCAGCAAATCGACAATCAGGAAATGATCCTACAGTGAATCCCAGCGTTGTTTCTTCAATAGATGATGGTACTTTGGATGAATCGCCGAGCGTGACGTTAAGGCCGCTGGGGTACTCTAGAGATAAAAgatttttcttccatcttgtGACGACTAAGACGGTCATCAGCTACACGTCCCTTTCGACGACACTCACGAAAACAGTGAATTTGCTGGACCCAATTTTCGGAGCAGGGCAACTAATATGTCTTCCACAGAGTTACACTGTCTGCTCGAATAACACGACATCCTTACCGCGTTAA
- the LOC130689733 gene encoding uncharacterized protein LOC130689733, with product MEFTFILLAALVAVTQQQFRQHPGEAVFWLAPHYPPLSATIHGYFTSNYNNDELEMPFFRQLPRNDPVREENYVGIKLRTKDVNRYQPLPQNNARFVINFSSLSPLLNKVKTITFTITSSVTFTKVQSCLPTNQFYTSAFTSVTCRRKRSAIVESSDVQLTINPTNMQPIEPTIVSALNAPSGNAERPLISSSKDEDLLDEKQNSQAMPQSKQSRMQRLFFHFVTTTTVVSYTFFSATSTKTVSFVSVGNAQGPGYLTCRPEGYIVCS from the exons ATGGAATTTACCTTCATATTGTTAGCAGCTCTTGTGGCCGTCACCCAACAGCAATTCCGACAGCATCCAGGTGAAGCAGTGTTTTGGTTGGCACCTCATTATCCACCACTATCAGCCACCATCCACGGCTATTTCACTTCCAACTACAATAACGACGAACTTGAAATGCCCTTCTTTCGTCAACTGCCA AGGAACGATCCAGTTAGGGAAGAGAACTATGTAGGCATCAAATTAAGAACTAAAGATGTCAATCGCTACCAACCGTTGCCGCAGAATAACGCACGATTTGTCATCAATTTCTCGAGCCTATCCCCTTTGTTGAACAAAGTGAAAACGATTACTTTCACGATAACGTCATCAGTGACTTTTACCAAAGTACAATCATGCCTTCCAACCAACCAGTTTTACACCAGCGCTTTCACTAGCGTCACTTGCCGTCGTAAGCGAAGCGCAATCGTCGAATCATCAGACGTTCAATTAACCATCAACCCGACTAATATGCAGCC AATTGAACCTACGATTGTTTCCGCGTTGAATGCGCCGTCAGGAAACGCCGAACGTCCGCTGATCAGTTCGTCCAAAGATGAAGACCTGCTGGACGAAAAGCAGAACTCACAAGCAATGCCACAATCAAAGCAATCGAGAATGCAAAGATTGTTTTTCCACTTCGTCACAACTACAACAGTTGTGAGCTACACGTTTTTCTCTGCGACGAGTACGAAGACGGTGAGTTTCGTGAGTGTTGGTAACGCGCAAGGACCAGGATACCTGACCTGCCGTCCAGAGGGCTACATTGTATGCTCTTAA
- the LOC130689707 gene encoding vascular endothelial growth factor receptor 1-like — translation MCNSITCVSQCALRMLLLYLVFQATPESNAQLFMIPQGEERTIGAGSHLIITCIYKYPDEYDRQNYRRNISWTFPYYLMRNEEGVVDPTQISNRFSTTADKNETHLTSTMTLTNVTAYDTGYFSCKAIYRDQVKQYVYVYDRNNAIIKDDPQFRTKQNSGEPLLLGCRPTHPNVTVVLLRLTRHVHPKQEDDYQWDYSKDLLSGPNPSWILDSHLGLTKMRATVGDTGFYYCFGTMGKPVGHLNKITFVVGVKGVELERVGGTDDPLEGSNVTLLCRTNANREFSSPPDWIVRNKNTGSMQDIDELDPPEGVEVSVESITRPQFTWIYYESRLQLFNISLDSPATIQCKGKTSKGIVFRTVSFAIKVQLEKERPRNLTCSIPSHTDRLQWFKDDREYSGQAYSLGSMSVLPLQGIAGEGGAYACQWYNRRGEVKHRNFTVAPIFSEKTFAESDEKTESRTSIVLGFSVALVLLIAVGIAGSIKLYADEKKLRVFPETLKRLLEGNVSGIDPLLPMEEQTERLPYDQQWEFPRYRLKLGIQLGVGCFGRVVKAKAVGIRNSNGTAKTVAVKMVKSQTDVAALEALVRELKILIHLGSHVNVVNLLGACTKEMHKGELLVIVEYCRFGNLQTYLSTHRDSFVNLVDECGNMRSQSETEETENTSSIGRNYWERDSKYRTESLQEICDRDSTASTFYLDLLPTDATSSGEIEMESICQYQRDLALGCISTLDLISWSFQIASGMDYLASKKVLHGDLAARNVLLADDGVVKVADFGMAKRMYYDGKYEKTSQGLMPVKWMAIESLTDRIFSTQSDVWAFGVVLWELFSLGKVPYPGMEIGHLLVKEIQAGYRMEKPSNAPNFFDEMMARCWKADPNERPTFRQLKEAICSQMESSVSSEYLFMDAPYQQLDDEKHYANSTEILAQAELLNDPSHCQPPQSGR, via the exons ATGTGCAATTCAATTACTTGTGTATCCCAGTGCGCATTACGGATGCTTTTGTTATATTTGGTCTTTCAAGCGACTCCCGAAAGTAACGCCCAGCTGTTTATGATTCCGCAAGGCGAGGAACGCACGATTGGTGCCGGATCTCACCTCATCATCACCTGCATTTACAAGTATCCAGACGAATACGACCGACAAAATTACAGAAGAAACATTTCATGGACGTTTCCCTACTATCTCATGAGGAACGAGGAA GGTGTTGTTGACCCTACACAGATTAGTAACCGTTTTAGCACGACAGCGGACAAGAACGAAACGCACTTGACATCAACCATGACTCTGACAAACGTCACAGCCTACGACACGGGTTATTTCAGTTGTAAGGCCATTTATAGAGACCAAGTGAAGCAATACGTTTACGTTTACG ATCGCAATAATGCCATTATTAAAGATGACCCGCAGTTCCGGACCAAACAAAATTCGGGCGAACCGCTTCTCCTTGGATGCCGGCCCACTCATCCTAACGTTACAGTCGTTCTTCTTCGTCTAACTCGACACGTCCATCCGAAACAAGAAGACGATTACCAATGGGATTattcaaag GACCTTTTATCTGGACCTAATCCGAGCTGGATACTGGACTCTCATCTGGGACTGACAAAAATGCGTGCGACCGTTGGTGATACGGGCTTTTACTATTGCTTTGGCACAATGGGCAAACCTGTTGGCCATTTGAATAAGATCACCTTCGTGGTTGGTGTCAAAG GGGTGGAGTTGGAAAGAGTTGGTGGAACTGACGATCCTCTTGAAGGAAGTAATGTCACGTTGTTGTGTCGCACGAATGCCAATCGCGAATTTTCTTCGCCACCAGACTGGATTGTCCGGAATAAGAATACAGGAAGCATGCAAGATATCGATGAGTTAGACCCTCCCGAAG GTGTTGAAGTATCAGTTGAAAGTATTACAAGACCTCAATTTACGTGGATCTATTACGAAAGCCGGCTGCAGTTATTCAACATTAGCTTAGACAGCCCCGCGACTATTCAGTGCAAAGGCAAAACGAGTAAAGGAATAGTATTTCGAACAGTTTCGTTTGCAATCAAAG TTCAGTTGGAAAAGGAAAGACCAAGGAATTTAACTTGCAGCATACCCTCACACACGGATCGTCTTCAATGGTTCAAG GATGACCGAGAGTATTCCGGTCAAGCTTACTCATTGGGCAGTATGTCAGTTTTGCCTCTTCAAGGGATCGCAGGTGAAGGAGGTGCCTACGCTTGTCAATGGTACAACAGACGAGGAGAGGTTAAACATCGCAATTTCACCGTCGCACCCATTTTCTCCGAGAAAACATTTGCAGAGAGCGatgaaaaaacagaaagtcgaaCCAGTATCGTTCTAGGTTTCTCTGTAGCTCTCGTTCTACTAATTGCCGTTGGAATTGCCGGCAGCATTAAACTCTACGCGGATGAG AAAAAACTTCGAGTATTTCCAGAAACGTTAAAGAGATTGCTTGAAGGCAATGTCAGTGGAATCGATCCGCTTTTGCCAATGGAAGAACAAACCGAACGATTACCTTACGACCAACAGTGGGAATTTCCCCGATACCGTCTCAAATtag GAATTCAGCTGGGAGTTGGCTGTTTCGGCCGTGTCGTTAAAGCGAAAGCCGTTGGAATAAGAAATTCGAACGGAACTGCCAAGACTGTCGCCGTTAAAATGGTCAAGTCGCAAACCGATGTCGCAGCACTGGAAGCCCTCGTCAGGGAATTGAAAATACTCATCCATTTGGGGTCGCACGTAAACGTAGTCAACTTGTTGGGTGCATGCACCAAAGAGATGCACAAAG GAGAGTTGCTGGTGATTGTGGAGTACTGTCGGTTCGGCAACTTGCAAACCTATTTGTCCACTCACCGTGACAGCTTTGTCAATCTGGTAGACGAATGTGGTAACATGAGATCGCAAAGCGAGACGGAGGAAACGGAAAATACGTCAAG TATCGGGAGAAATTACTGGGAAAGAGATTCCAAATACCGAACGGAGAGCTTGCAAGAGATATGCGACAGAGATTCAACGGCCTCGACGTTTTATTTGG ATTTACTTCCAACGGATGCGACTTCCAGTGGCGAGATTGAGATGGAATCCATTTGCCAATATCAACGAGATCTGGCTCTCGGTTGCATATCCACACTCGATTTGATCTCGTGGTCGTTCCAGATAGCAAGCGGAATGGATTATTTGGCTAGCAAAAAG GTTCTCCACGGCGATTTGGCTGCCCGCAATGTCCTGCTGGCTGACGATGGGGTGGTCAAGGTAGCTGATTTTGGAATGGCCAAGCGGATGTACTACGACGGTAAATACGAGAAAACGAGTCAG GGATTGATGCCAGTCAAGTGGATGGCTATCGAATCTCTGACGGATCGCATCTTTTCCACTCAATCGGATGTCTGGGCCTTTGGTGTTGTTCTCTGGGAGCTTTTCTCGCTCGGCAAAGTTCCGTATCCAG GAATGGAAATTGGTCACCTGTTGGTCAAAGAAATTCAAGCTGGATATCGAATGGAGAAGCCGAGCAACGCGCCCAATTTCTTCGATGAAATGATGGCCAGGTGCTGGAAGGCGGACCCGAACGAACGGCCAACTTTCCGTCAACTCAAAGAAGCGATTTGCAGTCAGATGGAGTCGAGTGTTAGTTCGGAGTATTTGTTTATGGATGCTCCATATCAACAACTGGACGACGAAAAACACTATGCAAATTCTACAGAAATTTTGGCACAAGCAGAGTTGTTGAACGACCCATCGCATTGTCAACCGCCACAGAGTGGACGGTGA
- the LOC130689719 gene encoding uncharacterized protein LOC130689719: protein MKFASVLLLGLVVFSNQEFFQQPTNERLLWLLSHYPPRPAFHNYNYQPVNNYDIEDGRTDAFLKHWSHPPAIATYSQDKQPYLNAIENANNVDEDQFPDVQLRGKLGVSRYRPSFLQQLKPQYHPRIVINLASRTNLLNKVKTVTFTFTSSVTFTSVQSCIPSTEFSPGSAGVNCRKRREVLESSHSQLEPSQFAIAPSGVQPVEHTALPSQDPTAENGPFANDPAVNHGIVSSKDEGVVDESSNVTLTPVGRIRDKRFFFHLVTTTTAISYTFLSTTVTKTVNLLSQIDPLMGQLVCVPQGYSVCPYIGTVFPG from the exons ATGAAATTCGCATCGGTGTTGCTGTTGGGTCTTGTCGTATTCTCCAATCAAGAGTTTTTTCAGCAACCAACAAACGAAAGGTTGCTTTGGTTGTTGTCTCATTACCCACCACGGCCCGCATTTCATAACTACAATTACCAACCTGTTAACAATTACGATATCGAAGATGGCAGGACGGACGCATTTCTGAAACATTGGTCACATCCGCCAGCAATTGCGACCTATTCACAG GATAAACAACCGTATCTGAATGCCATTGAAAATGCGAACAACGTGGACGAAGATCAATTTCCAGACGTCCAACTGCGAGGCAAATTGGGCGTGAGCCGTTATCGGCCCTCGTTTTTGCAACAGCTGAAACCGCAATACCATCCGCGCATCGTCATCAACTTGGCCAGTCGAACTAATCTTCTTAACAAAGTGAAAACGGTTACATTCACGTTCACCTCGTCTGTCACGTTCACCAGCGTGCAATCGTGCATTCCGAGTACAGAGTTTTCTCCCGGTTCGGCCGGCGTGAATTGTCGCAAGCGACGCGAAGTTTTAGAATCCTCACATTCTCAATTAGAACCGAGTCAGTTTGCCATCGCTCCATCAGGGGTCCAACC AGTGGAGCACACTGCTCTACCGTCGCAAGATCCAACGGCAGAAAACGGACCGTTTGCAAACGATCCGGCTGTTAATCACGGCATTGTTTCTTCGAAAGATGAAGGAGTTGTGGACGAATCGTCGAACGTTACACTGACGCCGGTGGGTCGTATAAGAGAtaagcgattttttttccatcttgtGACGACGACAACAGCCATCAGTTACACGTTCTTGTCGACGACAGTCACGAAAACGGTTAACTTGTTGAGCCAAATAGATCCTCTGATGGGACAGCTAGTTTGTGTTCCGCAAGGTTACTCTGTCTGTCCTTATATCGGTACAGTGTTTCCGGGCTAA
- the LOC132088022 gene encoding uncharacterized protein LOC132088022, whose product MTSTSVEIYNRFTRLSSDMKFALAVLLSLVVISNQQFHQQPTNDKLLWLLTYYSPQPTFRKYNYLLPNYDVSEDGRPLPFFKQLTTSSISPIYSQDKEPYLNAIQNPKALQDNQFPDIELRNKLDNSRYGPSFLQQTKPQFDPRVVINVASRTNLLNRVKTITVTFVSSVTFTSVQSCIPSTEFYPGATAVTCRRKRRELYESPDDHSEAIQQFAISPSNVQPMEPTVLSSVDPIAVKPGDNGTFNHGIASSKEEDTLGGWPSVTSRPLGYFRGERLFFHLVTTTTAISYTFLSTTVTKTVNLLYPYFGGQLVCLPQGYAVCPYVAQYYG is encoded by the exons ATGAAATTCGCATTGGCTGTGCTGTTGAGCCTGGTGGTCATCTCCAATCAACAGTTTCATCAACAACCAACAAACGACAAGCTTCTTTGGCTGTTGACTTATTACTCTCCACAGCCCACCTTTCGGAAATACAATTACCTACTTCCGAACTATGATGTCAGCGAAGATGGAAGGCCTCTACCATTCTTTAAGCAATTAACAACTTCATCAATAAGCCCGATTTATTCACAG GATAAGGAACCATATTTGAATGCCATTCAAAATCCCAAAGCTCTTCAAGATAATCAATTTCCAGACATTGAATTGAGAAACAAATTAGACAATAGCCGTTACGGGCCGTCGTTTTTGCAACAGACGAAACCGCAATTCGACCCGCGAGTGGTCATCAACGTGGCCAGTCGAACTAATCTTCTCAATAGGGTGAAAACGATCACAGTTACGTTCGTCTCGTCTGTGACGTTCACCAGCGTGCAATCGTGCATTCCGAGTACCGAGTTTTATCCCGGTGCGACTGCCGTCACTTGTCGTCGCAAGCGTCGTGAACTTTACGAATCCCCAGATGATCATTCAGAAGCAATCCAGCAGTTTGCCATCAGTCCATCAAACGTACAACC AATGGAGCCAACAGTTCTCTCTTCAGTGGATCCAATTGCAGTCAAACCTGGAGACAATGGGACATTTAATCATGGAATTGCTTCATCTAAAGAAGAAGACACTCTGGGTGGATGGCCGAGCGTAACATCAAGGCCGTTGGGGTACTTTAGAGGCGAAAGATTGTTCTTTCATCTtgtgacgacgacgacggccaTCAGCTACACGTTCTTGTCGACAACAGTCACGAAAACAGTGAACCTGCTGTACCCGTATTTTGGGGGACAATTGGTTTGTCTTCCGCAGGGTTACGCCGTCTGCCCTTATGTAGCGCAATACTACGGCTAA
- the LOC130689744 gene encoding N-acetylneuraminate 9-O-acetyltransferase-like produces MERGLRSENVRLFLAVGCMFCFLSSMIYRSIAWRTTTLNSIGTMNLAADNELPVCIGNLINGGEYHYAKEAKGSYISNRLMSDGSPCRLLQYTPSRIAACLDAMKGEKSVEMLHFLFMGDSRLRQHFFNFVRLLPDFDKTSTPTFIPNAYHENVEITSQILGLKLSFKWQPLINEGLMKMTRGWATSEAGRPHLIFLSMSVHHMFRYGVRPHENDFQVYEDGLLHIGPILGQLANVTQVIWLNQYPSGEFYGNGTAPNTSVFSEKIHLFNEAARRILGNYSSIRYYNSSHPWATEYCRSCKVFQRHSRLNAKKVESYINWNNVYVGCKDFIHLGYSGLSQATQLFLNDICNEHQVSYAI; encoded by the exons ATGGAACGTGGATTGCGAAGCGAAAACGTTCGGCTGTTCCTGGCTGTCGGATGCATGTTTTGTTTCCTGTCGTCAATGATCTACAGATCCATTGCTTGGCGAACGACGACACTAAATAGCATTGGGAC aatgaaCTTGGCGGCAGACAACGAATTGCCTGTCTGCATAGGAAATCTTATCAATGGAGGGGAATACCACTACGCGAAAGAAGCAAAAGGGTCTTACATTAGCAACCGGCTGATGTCCGACGGCAGTCCTTGCAGACTTCTGCAGTACACGCCCAGTCGCATTGCAGCCTGTCTCGATGCAATGAAAGGAGAGAAATCTGTTGAAATGTTGCATTTCCTATTCATGGGAGATTCAAGGCTTcgacaacattttttcaatttcgttaGG CTCCTTCCAGATTTCGATAAAACATCGACTCCGACCTTCATCCCAAACGCATATCATGAAAACGTAGAAATTACCAGTCAGATTCTCGGGTTGAAACTATCATTCAAATGGCAGCCGTTAATAAATGAAGGCCTTATGAAAATGACTCGTGGATGGGCGACCAGTGAAGCAGGACGACCTCATTTGATTTTCCTAA GTATGTCAGTCCACCATATGTTTCGCTACGGTGTGCGTCCACACGAAAATGACTTTCAAGTATATGAAGACGGGCTCCTGCACATCGGACCAATCCTGGGTCAGTTGGCGAATGTGACCCAAGTCATTTGGCTGAATCAGTATCCAAGCGGGGAGTTCTATGGCAACGGCACGGCTCCGAACACTTCCGTTTTTTCGGAAAAAATCCACCTTTTCAACGAAGCAGCTCGTCGTATTCTCGG GAATTATTCAAGCATACGCTACTACAATTCCAGTCATCCATGGGCAACTGAATACTGTCGCAGCTGCAAGGTTTTCCAACGTCACTCGCGTTTGAACGCGAAAAAAGTCGAGTCGTACATCAATTGGAATAACGTATACGTTGGCTGCAAGGATTTCATACACCTTGGCTACTCGGGTCTCTCACAAGCTACccagctgtttttgaatgacaTTTGCAATGAGCATCAAGTGTCCTACGCCATATAA
- the LOC130689741 gene encoding sialate:O-sulfotransferase 1-like, with the protein MKLRLFKDFYVIGLVVTGLVLFSFYRFNYEMLITTNTCNYSSSVANGRQKCDLPTDYITDPDPVSYPWIGDPTCQHFPVQFAKNKTRPKWALTSFPGSGVTWTRQLIEGVTGIYTGTVYGRAESPIVLTGHHGNTADLDCECTILIKDHDVLLPDFASFPTLTNNLVKANETKKNRGPIRSFLYGNRGILLLRNPMDALFTFAHFLGSSGNHTGVVPEKDFLGPQWDKYIDYVADTWADHAVGWIENIQNGTVIFYERLLLEDTAAELKRLLNVINFVDPHHPPVDPERMRCTLLHKDRKDHKRTKKPVIPLTAGHRLKLKSSIERVQESLRKKGWPLLPVYLYNLRHVESPGI; encoded by the exons ATGAAGCTCCGTTTATTCAAAGATTTTTATGTCATTGGTTTGGTGGTGACAGGTCTTGTGCTATTCTCCTTTTATCGCTTTAATTATGAAATGTTGATCACCACCAACACTTGCAACTACTCGTCGTCCGTTGCTAATGGCCGGCAAAAATGTGATTTACCCACTGATTACATTACCGATCCCGATCCTGTGAGCTACCCTTGGATTGGTGATCCTACCTGTCAACATTTCCCtgtccag TTTGCAAAGAATAAAACCAGACCTAAATGGGCTTTAACTTCTTTTCCTGGTAGTGGAGTAACGTGGACACGCCAGTTAATCGAAGGCGTAACAGG GATATACACTGGAACAGTTTACGGACGTGCGGAATCGCCGATCGTGTTGACGG GACATCATGGCAATACGGCGGATTTGGATTGTGAATGCACGATTCTCATTAAAGATCACGACGTCCTTTTACCCGATTTTGCATCTTTTCCGACTTTAACTAACAATCTC GTGAAGGCCAATGAAACTAAGAAAAACAGAGGGCCCATCCGCAGTTTTCTCTACGGCAATCGCGGCATCCTTCTCTTACGTAATCCGATGGACGCGTTGTTTACGTTTGCACATTTCCTCGGATCTTCTGGAAATCACACGGGAGTGGTGCCAGAAAAAGATTTCTTGGGCCCCCAGTGGGATAAATACATCGATTACGTTGCGGATACGTGGGCCGATCACGCGGTCGGTTGGattgaaaacattcaaaacgGGACCGTCATTTTCTACGAGCGGCTTCTTCTGGAAGACACAGCGGCCGAACTGAAACGTTTATTGAACGTTATCAACTTCGTTGATCCTCATCATCCACCTGTCGATCCGGAGAGGATGCGTTGCACTCTGCTACACAAGGACCGTAAGGACCACAAGCGTACAAAGAAACCCGT GATACCACTCACTGCTGGTCATCGCTTGAAGCTCAAGTCTTCTATCGAACGAGTTCAAGAAAGTCTGCGCAAAAAAGGCTGGCCCTTGCTGCCCGTCTACCTGTACAATTTACGCCACGTAGAAAGTCCTGGTATTTAA
- the LOC132088095 gene encoding uncharacterized protein LOC132088095 gives MTKQYHPYKTAALTHTSTCTAITFSTCVPRNNFLPALPDPVPNCRRKRQSESDLLEDEHANQFAIDASQMQLVTPTEQPMKVSFIHDGRDITSEIMSSKDEEGRGRRLIDLSEMQMRNKKRFLYLWPTSLVATITITSWSVTSTIITSTFVQAVRFRCVSTGYPICP, from the exons ATGACGAAACAGTACCACCCGTACAAGACGGCTGCGCTGACCCATACGTCTACGTGCACGGCCATCACGTTCTCGACGTGCGTTCCGCGTAACAATTTCCTCCCAGCGCTGCCCGATCCCGTTCCCAATTGTCGTCGCAAAAGGCAATCTGAATCCGATTTGCTTGAAGATGAACACGCTAATCAATTCGCTATCGATGCCAGCCAAATGCAACT agTAACGCCAACAGAACAGCCGATGAAGGTGTCTTTTATCCACGACGGACGGGACATTACGAGTGAAATCATGTCTTCAAAGGACGAGGAAGGGCGTGGTAGGCGATTGATTGACCTGTCGGAGATGCAGATGAGAAACAAGAAGCGATTCTTGTACTTGTGGCCGACTTCTCTGGTGGCAACGATAACCATTACTTCGTGGTCGGTAACTTCAACTATTATCACCAGCACTTTCGTTCAAGCAGTGAGATTCCGATGCGTGTCTACTGGCTATCCAATTTGCCCTTAA